ACCTCTCTGTCGGGCGCAATATCCCCAACGAAGGGGCGCTATTTTACGGCCCAATTCAGCAGGGCAACGATAACTGGAACGCCACCTTCTTCTGCGGCTCGTGCGCGGTGATCCGCCGTAGCGCGCTGGAAGAGATTGGCGGTTTTGCCGTAGAAACGGTCACCGAAGATGCGCATACCGCCCTGAAAATGCAGCGTCTTGGTTGGGGTTCGGCGTTTATTGATATTCCGCTGGCCGCAGGCCTGGCGACCGAGCGTCTGGTGCTGCATGTGATCCAGCGAACCCGCTGGGCGCGCGGTATGACGCAGATTTTCCGTCTCGATAACCCGTTGTTTGGCCGTGGGCTGACCATTCAGCAGCGCCTGTGTTACCTGAGCGCGATGCTTTATTACCAGTTTGCTTTGCCGCGCATCGCCTTTGTCACTGCACCGTTGGCTTACCTGCTGTTTAACCTGAATATTATTCACTCTTCGGCCAGTCTGGTGTTTGCCTACGCGCTACCGCACCTGTTCCTGGCGGTGTATGTGAACTCGCGGCTGAATGGCCGCTTCCGTTACAGCTTCTGGGGCGAGATTTATGACCTGGTGATGGCGTTTCACATTGCGCTACCAACCATGGTGACCATGCTGTTTCCCAAACGCGGCAAGTTCAACGTTACCGATAAAGGCGGGTTGCTGGATGTCGGCTATTTCGACTTCAGTGTGGTGCGCCCGCATTTGATCATTGCCTTGCTGCTGGCGGCGGGCGTGGTCGCCGGGATTGTCCGTGCCTGCGCGCATGACTACTTTGGTGTGGATCCGCGCGTTATTGTGCTGAACGTTGGCTGGGGACTGTATAGCCTGATCTTCCTGCTGGCGGCGATTGCCGTTGCGCGCGAAACCCGCCAGACGCGCAAAACTATCCGTATTGATGTCGATATCCCGGTGCTTATCCATTACGCCAGCGGGATCACCTCGCGCAGCCAGACGGCGGATTTGTCGATGGGCGGCTGCCGTATCGTGGCCCCGGACGATCGTCATCTGACTGATGAAATCGAAGCGATTGAACTGCTGCTGCAATCCGGCGCGATTAGTATTCCGGTGCAAACCGTCGCCAGCGACGAACAGCATATCCGCCTGATGTTCGACGATATTCCGCTATCGCGCCGCCGTGAGCTGGTGCGCGTGGTGCTCTCCCGCGCCGATGCGTGGATCCACCCGCCAAAGCCGCAGGACAACCCGTTCCGCTCCCTATTGACCATTGTGCGTTGTGTCTTTGACCTCTTCTGGCTGACGTGGAAATCACGCCGCGAAACCCGCCGTTTACGTGCGCAGCAGGCGGCAAAGGTCGCTCAGGAGGAGAGCGTATGAAACGGCTAACCACGCTTGCGGTACTGCTCGGCGCGCTGTTTATCGCGCCGTTACACAGTGAAGAAACGACGGTTGAATCGCTGCTGCCGCTGAATCTGCCGCCGCCAACAACAATGGCAGCCACACCGACATTTGTGCCGTCGGTGATGAGTAGCGTCAGCATCGCGCAGATGGGCCAACCGCAAGGGATAACCCTCAGCGGCGGGCAATTCCAGGGCGGCGTTGATTTTACCCTGCCGGTCGATCAGGTCATAACCAGCGCCCGGCTGGCGCTCAACCTGCGTATCTCTCCGGCGCTGGCGGCGCGTAACGCCACCATGCAGTTGATGCTCAACGGTCAGCCGCTCGGCACTGTGCCGCTGACGGCGACCGACAGCGACCTTGCCCGTTACCAGCTTGATATTCCCGCCGCGCTGATGGTCTCCAGTAACAGCCTCAGCGTTAAGATTAACGATGGCGATGCCATGCAGTGTCAGCGTGACCTGAATGACAAATATCGGGTCACTATCCTGCCGGATTCGCGCTTTGAACTGGAAGGGCAACAACTGGATATCGGCGCGGATCTGAGCCATTTCCCGCGCCCCTTCTTTGACGGCATGCAGATGTCTCCGGCGGCGATTGCTGTGGCATTCGCCTCAAAACTGAGCCCGGACGCGATTAGCGCCGGGGCGCTGATCGCCTCGTGGCTGGGTATTCAGGCCGATTATCGCGGCGTTTCGTTCGCGGCCTACCATGACCGTCTTCCGGAAAAAAACGGCATTCTGATTGGTCATCCCGGTGAGCAAATTGGCGGTTTAACGCTGCCGCAAACCAGCCAGCCGCTGCTGAAAATTATCGATAACCCGGCGAACCCGGTTTACAAACTGCTGCTGGTGGTGGGGAAAGATGAAAGGGAATTACGCGCGGCGGCCTGGCGTTTAACGCGCGGCAACTTTGCGCTGCAAACCCCAGCGGTGGATGTTGATGCGCAGACGATCCCGTTGAGCAAACCGTACGATGCACCGCGCTGGATCCCAACCGATCGTCCGGTGAAGTTATCGGAGCTGATCCGTAAAGATCAAAGCCTGACCGCCACCGGGATCTGGCATCCGCCGTTGCAGGTGGCGTTTCGCGCCGCTCCCGATCTGTTCTTGTGGGACGGTGAAACCATCCCGCTGCATATCGGTTACCGTTTCCCGACGGAAAACTGGATTGACGAGCAACGTTCGTGGCTGAGCATGACCCTGAACGACACGTTCCTGCACAACCTGCCGGTCAATAAGCAGGGGGCGCTGGAGACGCTGTGGCACAAGCTCGGTGGCGATGCGCGCCAGGAGCAGTTTGATATGCCGCTGGAGCCGTACATGATTTACGGCGACAACCAGCTTTCACTCTATTTCAACATCGTGCCGAAAAAGAACGCGCCGTGCAGCACCTTGCTGAATAACAACATTAAAAGCCGCATTGATGACGATTCGTGGATCGATCTCAGCCACACCCGCCACTTTGCGCTGTTGCCGAATCTTTCCTATTTCGTCGGGGCTTCTTTCCCGTTTACCCGCCTGGCGGATTACTCAGAAACGGTCCTGATGCTGCCGGTCAACCCCAGCGAAACGCAGATCGCCACGCTGTTTGATATGGCGGCGCGCTCAGGCAACGCCACCGGAACCGCGCTCGGTCATAACCGCGTAGTGTTTGGTGTACCGACTGGCGGCAGTTTTCTGGAGCTGTTGCGTGACCGCGATGTGCTGGCGGTAAGCGGTATGGATCAGCATGACTTTAACCGTGCGCTGCTGGCGAATTCGCCGTTTGTCACCCACGACAGCACGCTGGGTGTACGTGAGCCTTCCAGCTGGCAGAAAGTGCAGCGCTGGATAGCGGGCGACTGGGCGGCAGAAGGGTTGGAAGCCGATCGCTACTTCTCTTCTAATGAAGCGTGGCGCGGCTTTATCAGTTTCCGCTCGCCATGGAACGATGCCCGGCTGGTGGTGCTGGCGCTTGGCAGCAACGATGAGCAGTTATCGCATCTGCATAACGATCTGGCTTCGGCAAAAATCAACGCCGGCATTCGCGGCGACGCCGCCATCATTACCAATGAAAACGGTGTGCGCAGCTTCCGCGTCGGCGAGCAGTTCCCCAGCGGCGAAATGCCGCCGCAGATGAAAGTGGTCTGGTACGCCAACCAACACTCGGCGCTGCTGGCGATCCTGAGCCTGCTGGTCGGGTCGCTGGTGGGTGGCATGGTGTATCGCGTGCTTAAAAAGCGCGAGCGTAAACGTCTGGATGCGGGGAACAGCAAGTGAAAAGGGTGACAATAATGCCTAAAAAAACCGCCCGTCGGCTGACAACAATTTGCCTCTCCGGCGTGCTAACGCTGGCGACCTCCGGCATCGCGCAGGCCGCGCCGAATGATGCGGCGCTGAAGGCGTTGTTTGATCAGGCGAACTACTGGCACGAAAAGTCCCACGACGACCTGGCGATGGAGTCGCTCAAAAAGGTGTTAATGGTCGATGCCAATAACACCCAGGCGATGTACTTAATGGCGCTGTGGGCACAGCAAAATGGCGATTTGCAAGCCGCCGCGCAGTGGCGCGCCAGGCTGGCGAAAACCGCGCCGGACGATAGCGGTTTGCAGGCGCTGGATAACGCAAAACAGTTGGCACAGGTGCCGCAAGGGCAGTTAACGCTTGCTCGCCAGCAAGCGCGCAGCGGCAATGTTCCGGCGGCGCTGGAAACCTGGCGCAACCTGTTCAATGGCGACACGCCGCCGCCGAGTCTCGCGCCGGAATACTATTTGACGATGGCGGGCGATAAAGCGCTCTACCCGCAGGCGCTGGCGGAAATTCAGCGCTTCGTCGTCCAGCATCCGCAGGACAATGCCGCCCGCGTGGCGCTGGGCAAGATGTTGACCTGGCGCGAAGCAACGCGCCGCGACGGGATTTTGCTGCTGGAGCCGATGGCCAGCGGCAATAAAGAGGCGGATGAAGGGCTGCGTCAGGCGCTGCTGTGGCTTGCGCCGCAGGCTGGCGATGAGCGCTTTTACGATACCTGGTTGCAGCGCCATCCGCAGGATAGCGAGATGCAGGCGTACTACCGTAAAAATGTCGGTGGCAGCGCGAAAGGCGCAGGCTTTACCGCGCTGAATAGCGGCGACAGCAATGCCGCAAAACGCCAGTTTGAGCAGGTACTGCAAACCAACCCGGAAGACGCCGATGCACTGGCAGGCATGGGGTATATCGCCCAGCGTAACGGTGATTACCAGGCGGCGGCACAATATCTGAACCGGGCGGCGAGCCAGGGGGGCGAGGCTTCTGCAGAACGTAAAGCGCAGGCGGAAGACGCCGCGTTTTATGGCCAGCTGGCGCAAGCACAGCAAGCGTTAAAAATGGGCAATGTCAGCCAGGCGCTGGCACTTTCCGCGCCGCTGGCGCAGCAGAGCGGTGAGCGAGGCACGGCCGCCAAACTGTTCCGCGCCGATGTGCTACGCCAGAACAAAGATTACCCGCAGGCGGAACAAGCGCTGCGCGAGATCCTCAACGAGCAGCCACAGAATGCCCCGGCGCGGGAAAATCTCTACTACGTGCTGCGCGATCAAAACAAAGCAGCAGAAGCGCAAAGCATGCTGCGCACGTTACCGGCGAGTTTGCAGGAAAAACTGCAACCGCGCGTGGTGACGGGGACGCCTGGCGACCCGCTGCGTCGGCAGGCGCAACAACTGGCAGCCAGCGGAAATACGTCGCAGGCCATTGCCGTGCTGCGCCAGGGCGTGGCGCGCCTGCCTGATGATCCGTGGTTGCGCCTTGATTTGGCGCGTTTGCTGCAACAAGCGGGTCAGGAAAATGAAGCCGCGAGCGTGATGCTGCCCGCGCAAAACCCGCGAGCCGGTGCCAGTTCGCTGTACGCTGCCGCACTGTTCGCCAGTGAAAATGGCGGCTGGCAGCAGGCCAGTTCGCTGCTGTCACGTATTTCGCCCGCCAGCCAGAACGGCCAGATGCGCGACCTCGCGCAGCGGGTTAATTACAACCTGCAAATGGCGACTGCCGAGCGCTACCTCGCGCAGGGCAATATGACGGCGGCAGCCAATACCCTGAAAGCGCTGGCGGCCACACCGCCGAAAAGCCCGGTCGATGCCGGGAAACTGGCGCGCATGCTGGCACAGACCGGCGATACCACTACCGCTGTTGCGCTGGTGCGTGAAAACATGAAACAGGGCGTGCAGGGCAACATCGGCGATTATGCCGATCAGGTTGCGGTGCTTAACCAGGCAGGGCTTAACCAGGAGGCGCAAGCCTTTGTTTCCCGCCCGGATGTGCAGGCGCGCAGCACGCCAGCCCAGCTTGCCGGGGTGCGTAATGGTTATGTGATCAACGAAGCGGATCAACTGCGTGAGCAGGGCAATTATGCCGCCGCCTATGACAAGCTGATCCGCGCGTTGCAAAACGACCCGCAGAACACGGATTTGATGTTCGCGATGGGGCGTTTGTATCAGTCCGGCAAGATGAACAAAGAAGCGGGCGTACTGTATGACTACCTGATGACGCGCGACAGCGAGGATCAGGCAGCGCGCGTCGGTGCGATTGATGTCGCGCTGGCGGAAAATAACGTCGACAAAGCGCAAACCTTAGCCAGTGGCCTGCGCAGCAATAATTCACCGGATCGCTTGTTGTTGCTGGCGCGACTGGAAGAGGCGAAAGGCAATCATCAGCAGGCGATGACCTATCTGCGCAGCGCGCGCGGCAAGCTGGTGGGGCTGGAGTCGAATAACAGCGCGGCAACGCCGACAATCGGCGGTGTGCTGCTGGCGGATAACCCGTTTACCACCACCAGTAAAAGCGCGGCGCCGCAGTCGCTGTACGGGAAAACGCTGCCGTGGCAAGTCGCTCAGGTGGCGCACGAACCGGGCAGTAATTTGCCGGGGACCACGCGTACCGATCTGCCGGTCGAAACGGCGCAAACGCGAACGCTGCGCCAGGTCGACGACATGATGCAGCAGATGAACGAGAAAACCGGCATGTGGTTGCAGGGCGGCGTGGAAATTCGTGGCCGCGACGGGGAAACCGGCACCAGCAAGCTGACGGAAGCCAAAGCGCCGCTCACCTGGTCCAGTTCACCGTTTGGCGATGCGCGTTTTGAATTTACCGCCACGCCGGTTTCGCTCAGTTCCGGCAGTGCTAACGGTGATGCCTGGCGGCGTTATGGTGCGAACCCGCTAGCGAATGGCGTAGCCAATATCGCCACCTCCATTAAAAACGCCAACAGTTCTATCGCCACCGACGGCAGCGATAAATTTACCGATCTCGCCGGTTATGCTGATGCCAGCAAATTGTCGCCATTTACCGAAACGGGTTACGACAATCTCACTTCGCTGCTGTCATCGAGCCGTCTGAAGAGTTTGAGTGAATCAAACTATAAGACCAACTATAGCGATCCGATTAAGTCTTCTACCGATTCGCAAAACGCCAGCGGCGTTGAGCTGAATATGGCGCTGAGCGGCGACAGTTATAAGCTGGATATTGGCAGCACGCCGCTGGGGCAGGATTTAACCTCGCTGGTCGGCGGCGTGAAATGGTCGCCGAAACTGACCAATTACCTGACGCTTATCCTGACCGGCGAGCGTCGCGCGGTGACCGACAGTTTGCTGTCATATGTTGGGCTGCGGGACGCTTACTCCGGCGAGCGCTGGGGGCAGGTCACCAAAAACGGCGGCAGCGCGCAATTAAGCTACGATGACGGCGATGCCGGGTTCTACATTGGCGGCGGCGGGTATAGCTATATCGGTAAAGATGTGGCGAGCAACACCAGCGTGAACGCCAATGCTGGCGTTTATCTGCGCCCGTGGCACGACGATTTCCGCCAGTTACAGACAGGGCTGAGCGTTGGCTGGATGAACTACTCGAAAAACCTCAGTTACTTCACTTACGGCCAGGGCGGTTACTTTAGCCCGCAAAACTACGTGAGCGTGTCGCTGCCGGTTGATTTGTCGCAGAAAATCGATAACTGGAACCTCAGTATTGGCGGCGCGGTGGGCTACCAGTCCTATACGCAGGACAAGAGCAATTATTTCCCCACAGAACCGGAAGCACAGAAGATGCTGCAACAGCTCGCCGATATGGGCTTTGTAAAAGAGGCGCAGTACCAGGGCGGTTCACAGAATGGCATTGGCTATAACTTCCATGCCGGGCTCGATTACAACGTGAATAAAAACATGTCGGTAGGTGGAAAAGTCGGTTATGACACCTTCGGCAGTTACAACGAAAGCACCGCCGGGGTTTGGCTCCGGTACATGCTGGGAGACAAATAATGACAACCAACACTGCCAACACGCTGCTGCTTGGCTATTTCCAGCAGCAGCAAACGCCG
This genomic interval from Kosakonia sacchari SP1 contains the following:
- the bcsB gene encoding cellulose biosynthesis cyclic di-GMP-binding regulatory protein BcsB; its protein translation is MKRLTTLAVLLGALFIAPLHSEETTVESLLPLNLPPPTTMAATPTFVPSVMSSVSIAQMGQPQGITLSGGQFQGGVDFTLPVDQVITSARLALNLRISPALAARNATMQLMLNGQPLGTVPLTATDSDLARYQLDIPAALMVSSNSLSVKINDGDAMQCQRDLNDKYRVTILPDSRFELEGQQLDIGADLSHFPRPFFDGMQMSPAAIAVAFASKLSPDAISAGALIASWLGIQADYRGVSFAAYHDRLPEKNGILIGHPGEQIGGLTLPQTSQPLLKIIDNPANPVYKLLLVVGKDERELRAAAWRLTRGNFALQTPAVDVDAQTIPLSKPYDAPRWIPTDRPVKLSELIRKDQSLTATGIWHPPLQVAFRAAPDLFLWDGETIPLHIGYRFPTENWIDEQRSWLSMTLNDTFLHNLPVNKQGALETLWHKLGGDARQEQFDMPLEPYMIYGDNQLSLYFNIVPKKNAPCSTLLNNNIKSRIDDDSWIDLSHTRHFALLPNLSYFVGASFPFTRLADYSETVLMLPVNPSETQIATLFDMAARSGNATGTALGHNRVVFGVPTGGSFLELLRDRDVLAVSGMDQHDFNRALLANSPFVTHDSTLGVREPSSWQKVQRWIAGDWAAEGLEADRYFSSNEAWRGFISFRSPWNDARLVVLALGSNDEQLSHLHNDLASAKINAGIRGDAAIITNENGVRSFRVGEQFPSGEMPPQMKVVWYANQHSALLAILSLLVGSLVGGMVYRVLKKRERKRLDAGNSK
- a CDS encoding cellulose biosynthesis protein BcsC; the protein is MPKKTARRLTTICLSGVLTLATSGIAQAAPNDAALKALFDQANYWHEKSHDDLAMESLKKVLMVDANNTQAMYLMALWAQQNGDLQAAAQWRARLAKTAPDDSGLQALDNAKQLAQVPQGQLTLARQQARSGNVPAALETWRNLFNGDTPPPSLAPEYYLTMAGDKALYPQALAEIQRFVVQHPQDNAARVALGKMLTWREATRRDGILLLEPMASGNKEADEGLRQALLWLAPQAGDERFYDTWLQRHPQDSEMQAYYRKNVGGSAKGAGFTALNSGDSNAAKRQFEQVLQTNPEDADALAGMGYIAQRNGDYQAAAQYLNRAASQGGEASAERKAQAEDAAFYGQLAQAQQALKMGNVSQALALSAPLAQQSGERGTAAKLFRADVLRQNKDYPQAEQALREILNEQPQNAPARENLYYVLRDQNKAAEAQSMLRTLPASLQEKLQPRVVTGTPGDPLRRQAQQLAASGNTSQAIAVLRQGVARLPDDPWLRLDLARLLQQAGQENEAASVMLPAQNPRAGASSLYAAALFASENGGWQQASSLLSRISPASQNGQMRDLAQRVNYNLQMATAERYLAQGNMTAAANTLKALAATPPKSPVDAGKLARMLAQTGDTTTAVALVRENMKQGVQGNIGDYADQVAVLNQAGLNQEAQAFVSRPDVQARSTPAQLAGVRNGYVINEADQLREQGNYAAAYDKLIRALQNDPQNTDLMFAMGRLYQSGKMNKEAGVLYDYLMTRDSEDQAARVGAIDVALAENNVDKAQTLASGLRSNNSPDRLLLLARLEEAKGNHQQAMTYLRSARGKLVGLESNNSAATPTIGGVLLADNPFTTTSKSAAPQSLYGKTLPWQVAQVAHEPGSNLPGTTRTDLPVETAQTRTLRQVDDMMQQMNEKTGMWLQGGVEIRGRDGETGTSKLTEAKAPLTWSSSPFGDARFEFTATPVSLSSGSANGDAWRRYGANPLANGVANIATSIKNANSSIATDGSDKFTDLAGYADASKLSPFTETGYDNLTSLLSSSRLKSLSESNYKTNYSDPIKSSTDSQNASGVELNMALSGDSYKLDIGSTPLGQDLTSLVGGVKWSPKLTNYLTLILTGERRAVTDSLLSYVGLRDAYSGERWGQVTKNGGSAQLSYDDGDAGFYIGGGGYSYIGKDVASNTSVNANAGVYLRPWHDDFRQLQTGLSVGWMNYSKNLSYFTYGQGGYFSPQNYVSVSLPVDLSQKIDNWNLSIGGAVGYQSYTQDKSNYFPTEPEAQKMLQQLADMGFVKEAQYQGGSQNGIGYNFHAGLDYNVNKNMSVGGKVGYDTFGSYNESTAGVWLRYMLGDK
- the bcsA gene encoding UDP-forming cellulose synthase catalytic subunit, giving the protein MKKFLSLLLVLAVLPVALLVVITPMDSQKQYIFGLISIGILCLMGLSKKRSISVIMVVMSVLLSTRYIYFRLTQTLHFNSEIETILGMGLFLAEVYVWVMLLLSYLQTVWPLKRELVQLPDDMSLWPTVDVYIPTYNEPLDVVRDTVLAAQCMDYPRDKMKIYLLDDGKRSEFAVFAADAGVGYITRNDNAHAKAGNLNHAMKLTNGELICVFDCDHVATRIFLQATVGGFLKDPKLALVQTPHYFYSPDPFERNLSVGRNIPNEGALFYGPIQQGNDNWNATFFCGSCAVIRRSALEEIGGFAVETVTEDAHTALKMQRLGWGSAFIDIPLAAGLATERLVLHVIQRTRWARGMTQIFRLDNPLFGRGLTIQQRLCYLSAMLYYQFALPRIAFVTAPLAYLLFNLNIIHSSASLVFAYALPHLFLAVYVNSRLNGRFRYSFWGEIYDLVMAFHIALPTMVTMLFPKRGKFNVTDKGGLLDVGYFDFSVVRPHLIIALLLAAGVVAGIVRACAHDYFGVDPRVIVLNVGWGLYSLIFLLAAIAVARETRQTRKTIRIDVDIPVLIHYASGITSRSQTADLSMGGCRIVAPDDRHLTDEIEAIELLLQSGAISIPVQTVASDEQHIRLMFDDIPLSRRRELVRVVLSRADAWIHPPKPQDNPFRSLLTIVRCVFDLFWLTWKSRRETRRLRAQQAAKVAQEESV